In the genome of Microthrixaceae bacterium, one region contains:
- a CDS encoding beta-glucosidase, producing the protein MTSVTRSDFGPDFTWGVAHASYQVEGAKDADGKSPSIWDTFTHKRGKIRDGSNGDVACDYYHRFESDTALVGELGFGAQRFSIGWPRILPDGTGRVNQAGLDFYSRLVDANLERGIEPWATLYHWDLPQVLEDRGGWVNRDIVGWFGEYVATVVDKLGDRVTNWMLFNEPCSFIHGGYLSGYHAPGRRGLLKALAATHHVNLCQSVGAEAIRAGVTNSNVGTTHVVSPMRIASQSDRHRRGAEVINAFTNRIFMEPNAGLGYPVDVSPFIRPVERYIKNGDESAIKVDWDFIGVQYYCRLLVKPVPVPGLWGVPWPSKDHRSFDVSGMGQEIQADGLYEALQMVNDLPGDHRMVITENGVTVPDRLVDGRVRDVRRVAFYQDHLAEVARARRDGLPVDGYFCWSLMDNFEWAEGYTARFGLVHTNFDTLERTVKDSGRWFQSFLTDDPAPALIPDSPMVTA; encoded by the coding sequence ATGACAAGCGTGACCCGTTCCGACTTCGGCCCCGATTTCACCTGGGGTGTAGCCCACGCCTCCTATCAGGTGGAGGGCGCCAAGGACGCCGACGGCAAGAGCCCGTCGATCTGGGACACGTTCACCCACAAGCGAGGCAAGATCCGCGACGGCTCCAACGGAGACGTGGCCTGCGACTACTACCACCGCTTCGAGTCCGATACCGCGTTGGTGGGAGAGCTGGGCTTCGGTGCCCAGCGGTTCTCGATCGGGTGGCCGCGGATCCTGCCCGACGGCACCGGACGGGTGAACCAGGCTGGGCTCGACTTCTACTCCCGTCTGGTCGACGCCAACTTGGAGCGGGGCATCGAACCGTGGGCCACGCTCTACCACTGGGATCTTCCTCAGGTGCTCGAGGATCGGGGTGGTTGGGTCAACCGTGACATCGTGGGCTGGTTCGGCGAGTACGTGGCGACCGTGGTCGACAAGCTGGGGGACCGGGTCACCAACTGGATGCTGTTCAACGAACCGTGCAGCTTCATCCACGGTGGCTACCTGTCGGGCTACCACGCACCGGGTCGACGGGGCCTGCTCAAGGCGCTGGCCGCCACCCACCACGTGAACTTGTGTCAGTCGGTGGGGGCCGAGGCCATCCGGGCGGGGGTGACCAACTCCAACGTGGGCACCACCCATGTGGTCTCGCCCATGCGAATCGCTTCTCAGAGCGACCGGCACCGGCGCGGGGCCGAGGTCATCAACGCCTTCACCAACCGCATCTTCATGGAACCCAATGCCGGGCTCGGCTACCCCGTAGACGTGTCGCCGTTCATCCGGCCGGTCGAGCGCTACATCAAGAACGGTGACGAGTCGGCCATCAAGGTCGACTGGGACTTCATCGGGGTTCAGTACTACTGCCGGTTGCTGGTGAAGCCGGTGCCGGTGCCGGGCCTGTGGGGTGTGCCCTGGCCCAGCAAGGACCATCGCAGCTTCGACGTGTCGGGCATGGGACAAGAGATCCAGGCCGACGGTCTCTACGAGGCCCTTCAGATGGTGAACGACCTCCCCGGTGATCACCGCATGGTGATCACCGAGAACGGTGTGACCGTGCCCGACCGCCTGGTCGACGGCCGGGTGCGTGACGTTCGACGGGTGGCCTTCTACCAGGACCACCTGGCCGAGGTGGCCCGAGCCCGACGCGATGGCCTGCCGGTGGACGGCTACTTCTGCTGGTCGCTGATGGACAACTTCGAATGGGCCGAGGGCTACACCGCCCGATTCGGTCTGGTCCACACCAACTTCGACACCCTGGAGCGGACGGTCAAGGACAGCGGGCGCTGGTTCCAGTCGTTCCTCACCGACGACCCCGCCCCGGCGCTGATCCCCGACTCCCCGATGGTCACGGCGTGA
- a CDS encoding aldo/keto reductase, translating into MTSTGGALPLAGSSVTIPRLGVGTWAWGDRSTWGMGTYDQALTEGTIREAWRPRSMRATFFDTAEVYGAGRSESIIGELLAADPGRADKVQIATKFMPSPWKLDVRRSLMAALRASLDRLGLPAVDLYQIHGPVSLRGHAALADALADANGAGLVRAVGVSNYSVRETQAMAAALAERGLALATNQIEFSLLRRIPETSGLLAACADLGVVPLAYSPIGQGRLTGKYNAHNRPQGRRNFSDHPMEVVDDVVAVLRRVGEAHDGKTPSQVALNWIMAKGAVPIPGAKNQAQASENAGALGWDLTAEELAELDHAALVRVGGIAGLKTRLWQHG; encoded by the coding sequence GTGACCAGCACCGGAGGGGCTCTGCCTCTGGCCGGGTCCTCGGTGACGATCCCCCGCCTGGGGGTGGGCACGTGGGCGTGGGGGGATCGGTCCACTTGGGGGATGGGCACCTATGACCAGGCCCTCACCGAGGGCACGATCCGTGAGGCCTGGAGGCCTCGATCGATGCGCGCGACCTTCTTCGACACCGCCGAGGTGTACGGCGCGGGTCGCAGTGAGTCGATAATCGGGGAGTTGCTGGCTGCAGACCCGGGCCGGGCCGACAAGGTCCAGATCGCCACCAAGTTCATGCCGTCGCCGTGGAAGCTCGATGTCCGTCGGTCTTTGATGGCGGCGCTACGGGCATCGCTGGATCGGCTCGGTTTGCCGGCTGTGGACCTGTACCAGATCCACGGCCCGGTGAGCCTGCGTGGCCACGCCGCGTTGGCCGATGCGCTTGCCGACGCGAATGGCGCCGGTTTGGTGCGAGCGGTGGGGGTGTCCAACTACTCGGTGCGCGAGACCCAGGCCATGGCCGCCGCCTTGGCTGAGCGGGGCCTGGCCCTGGCCACCAACCAGATCGAGTTCTCACTGCTGCGCCGCATCCCCGAGACGAGTGGCCTGTTGGCAGCATGTGCCGATCTCGGGGTGGTGCCCCTCGCCTATTCGCCGATCGGGCAGGGTCGCCTCACCGGCAAGTACAACGCCCACAATCGTCCGCAGGGGCGGCGCAACTTCTCTGACCATCCCATGGAGGTGGTCGACGACGTTGTGGCCGTGTTGCGACGAGTCGGAGAGGCCCACGACGGCAAGACCCCCAGTCAGGTGGCACTGAACTGGATCATGGCCAAAGGGGCGGTTCCGATCCCTGGAGCCAAGAACCAGGCTCAGGCCAGCGAGAACGCTGGGGCACTGGGGTGGGATCTGACCGCTGAGGAACTGGCCGAGCTGGACCATGCCGCGCTGGTCCGGGTTGGGGGAATCGCCGGCCTCAAGACCCGGCTCTGGCAACACGGCTGA
- a CDS encoding SDR family NAD(P)-dependent oxidoreductase has product MEINGSTILVTGASGGLGAAMCRELARLGAHLVVTARREALLADLASDTGAEVLVADLTDRDDVVRVADRAATCDVLVANAGVGNDPSLDHLSDDSIDFSIDVNLRAPIVLSTRFARDHVQAGNPGQIVLVGSLSGLAASPGTRMYNATKFGLRGFALSFRQELEGTGVGCTHVAPGFIRDAGMFANGGIDLPPGVRTKSPGDVAAAVVKAITSNPMELYVSPPELRAVSTLATVAPALSAFVQRKLNVSDRVER; this is encoded by the coding sequence ATGGAGATCAACGGATCCACGATTCTCGTCACCGGTGCCAGTGGCGGCTTGGGCGCTGCCATGTGTCGTGAGCTGGCCCGGCTCGGGGCCCACCTGGTCGTCACTGCTCGGCGTGAGGCGCTGTTGGCCGACTTGGCGAGTGACACCGGGGCCGAGGTGCTGGTGGCGGACCTGACCGATCGGGACGACGTGGTGAGGGTGGCTGATCGGGCCGCCACCTGCGATGTGTTGGTGGCCAACGCCGGCGTAGGCAACGACCCGAGCCTCGATCACCTCAGCGATGACTCCATCGACTTCTCGATCGACGTGAACCTGCGGGCTCCGATCGTGTTGTCGACCCGGTTCGCCCGTGATCACGTACAAGCTGGCAATCCGGGTCAGATCGTGCTGGTCGGATCGTTGTCGGGGTTGGCTGCCAGCCCCGGAACTCGCATGTACAACGCCACCAAGTTCGGGCTCAGAGGGTTCGCCCTGTCGTTCCGCCAAGAACTGGAGGGAACCGGGGTGGGCTGTACCCACGTGGCGCCGGGGTTCATCCGCGACGCCGGCATGTTCGCCAACGGCGGTATCGATCTACCTCCGGGGGTGCGCACCAAGTCTCCCGGCGATGTGGCGGCCGCGGTGGTGAAGGCCATCACCTCCAACCCGATGGAGCTCTACGTGTCTCCCCCCGAGTTGCGGGCGGTCTCGACCTTGGCCACGGTGGCGCCGGCGTTGAGCGCCTTCGTCCAGCGCAAGCTGAACGTGTCGGACCGCGTGGAACGGTGA
- a CDS encoding PIN domain nuclease, with protein sequence MSAVLADTSAWSRYLRSDIDDSDPIVSQLDDQLGERNVVTTGIVYLELLRGFTRESTREMIRNHFDNVPFVEPTREDYAEASNLCLTCRRAGVQLDSVDALIAQICISNNLMLLTDDADFTRGPPHSSQPLEPG encoded by the coding sequence GTGAGCGCAGTCCTGGCCGATACCAGCGCATGGTCGCGCTACCTCCGCAGCGACATAGACGACAGCGATCCCATCGTGTCCCAACTGGACGATCAGCTCGGTGAACGAAACGTCGTCACCACCGGCATCGTCTACTTGGAGCTGTTGCGCGGGTTCACTCGGGAAAGCACACGGGAAATGATCCGGAACCACTTCGACAACGTCCCCTTCGTGGAGCCCACCCGCGAGGACTACGCCGAGGCCTCCAACTTGTGCCTCACGTGTCGCCGGGCCGGAGTGCAGCTCGACTCGGTCGACGCACTGATCGCCCAGATCTGCATCTCCAACAACCTCATGTTGCTCACCGACGACGCCGACTTCACCCGCGGGCCGCCACATTCCTCTCAGCCTCTGGAGCCAGGCTGA
- a CDS encoding type II toxin-antitoxin system VapB family antitoxin, which translates to MATNLAIDPDLLERALAIGGERTKKATVTKALEYIQRRAQPKIRASRGQFGDWDPTFDYKASRRARDRKLGLTE; encoded by the coding sequence ATGGCTACGAACCTGGCAATAGACCCCGACCTGTTGGAGCGGGCATTGGCGATCGGCGGAGAGAGGACCAAGAAGGCCACCGTCACCAAGGCGCTCGAGTACATCCAGCGGAGGGCACAGCCCAAGATCAGGGCCTCGCGCGGGCAGTTCGGCGACTGGGACCCAACCTTCGACTACAAGGCGTCGCGCCGTGCTCGTGACCGCAAGCTCGGCTTGACCGAGTGA